The Glycine soja cultivar W05 chromosome 8, ASM419377v2, whole genome shotgun sequence genome has a window encoding:
- the LOC114423216 gene encoding paired amphipathic helix protein Sin3-like 4 isoform X1 translates to MKRSRDDVYMSSQLKRPMVSSRGEPSGQPQMTSGGAQKLTTDDALAYLKAVKDMFQDKREKYDDFLEVMKDFKAQRIDTSGVIARVKELFKGHKDLILGFNTFLPKGYEITLPLEDEQPPQKKPVEFAEAINFVGKIKARFHDNDRVYKSFLDILNMYRREAKSIAEVYKEVAALFQDHVDLLREFTHFLPDTSGTASNHCGLARNSLLPDRSSAMPIIRQMHVEKRERNIASHGDRDLSADHPDPELDRCLIRADKDQRRHDEKEKGSRDYDHDGISRKRKSGIRAEDSGAEPLHDTDENFGMHPISYACEDKSSLKSMYSPVLGYLDKVKEKLRNPEDYQEFLKCLNIYSKEIIARHELQSLVGNLLGKHADLMEGFDEFLVQCEKNEGFLAGLLKKRHGPKPVKVEDRDRDRDRDDGMKERDRECRERDKSNAIANKDVLVPKTSLYAGKDKYAAKPISELDLSNCEQCTPSYCLLPKNYPIPPASQRTELGAEVLNDHWVSVTSGSEDYSFKHMRKNQYEESLFRCEDDRFELDMLLESVNVATKRVEELLEKVNANIIKGDSPIRIEEHLTALNLRCIERLYGDHGLDVMDVLKKNASLALPVILTRLKQKQDEWARCRSDFNKVWAEIYAKNYHKSLDHRSFYFKQQDTKSLSTKVLLAEIKEISEKKRKEDDVLLAIAAGNRQPIIPHLEFVYPDSEIHEDLYQLIKYSCGEMCTTEQLDKAMKIWTTFLEPMLGVPSRPQGPEDTEDVVKANKNNSAKTGTAIDDGDSSPATNPKNLNTNRNGDENFPSEQSNSCKQWQTSGDNKVKEDNHLDLERSAHKNETLGSSTQHGKVHINASTPDEVSRANKQDHSIERLVNANVSLTLGMELISRRTNVDNASGLTATPSRPGNISGEGGLGLPSLEGADSTRPVTSTNGAINEDTKVHRYHEEVGHFKSEREEGELSPNGGDFEEDNCEVYGHAGLEAVHKGKDGTICRQYQNRHGEEVRGEAGGENDADDEGEESPHRSMEDSENASENGDVSGTESADGEECSREHEENGDHEHDNKAESEGEAEGMTDANDVEGDGASLPYSERFLVTVKPLAKHVPPVLHDKQRTVRVFYGNDSFYVLFRLHQTLYERIQSAKVNSSSAEKKWRASNDTGSSDQYGRFMDALYNLLDGSSDSTKFEDECRAIIGTQSYVLFTLDKLIYKLVKQLQVVATEEMDNKLLQLYAYENSRKPGRFVDLVYHENARVLLHDENIYRIECSPAPTQLSSIQLMDYGYDKPEMTAVSMDPNFSAYLHNDFLSVVPDKKEKSGIYLKRNKRKYAISDEYSSQTLDGLQIINGLECKIACSSSKVSYVLDTEDFLHQTRRKRRTLYQSSSCHGQEKSPIICSSRAQRSCKLFSI, encoded by the exons ATGAAGAGGTCAAGGGATGATGTTTACATGAGTTCACAACTGAAACGGCCTATGGTGTCTTCTAGAGGAGAACC CTCGGGGCAACCACAGATGACGAGTGGCGGTGCTCAGAAACTAACCACAGATGATGCCTTGGCATATCTCAAGGCAGTAAAGGACATGTTTCAAGATAAGAGGGAAAAGTATGATGACTTTCTGGAAGTCATGAAGGATTTCAAGGCTCAAAG AATTGATACATCAGGTGTCATTGCAAGAGTGAAGGAACTGTTTAAAGGGCACAAAGATCTAATTTTGGGATTTAACACCTTCTTGCCAAAGGGATATGAAATTACACTTCCATTGGAGGATGAACAACCTCCCCAAAAGAAGCCCGTTGAATTTGCAGAAGCCATAAATTTTGTGGGCAAGATTAAG GCTCGTTTTCATGACAATGACCGTGTTTATAAGTCATTTCTAGACATATTAAATATGTACAGAAGGGAAGCCAAGTCTATTGCTGAGGTTTACAAGGAG GTTGCTGCACTTTTCCAGGACCATGTGGATCTTCTTAGGGAGTTTACTCATTTTCTTCCTGATACTTCAGGAACAGCCTCTAATCACTGTGGTTTGGCTCGAAATTCTCTCCTTCCCGATAGGAGCTCTGCTATGCCAATAATTAGGCAAATGCATGTTGAAAAG AGAGAAAGGAACATAGCTTCACATGGTGATCGTGACCTCAGTGCTGACCATCCTGATCCAGAACTTGACAGATGTTTGATTAGGGCCGATAAGGATCAGAGGAGGCATGATGAGAAGGAAAAGGGCAGTAGAGATTATGATCATGATGGTATATCTCGCAAGCGGAAATCTGGTATTAGGGCTGAAGACTCTGGTGCTGAACCATTGCATGATACTGATGAAAATTTTGGCATGCACCCTATCTCATATGCTTGTGAGGATAAAAGTTCTTTGAAAA GTATGTATAGTCCAGTGCTTGGTTACCTTGACAAAGTGAAGGAGAAATTAAGAAATCCTGAGGATTACCAGGAATTTTTGAAGTGCCTAAATATCTACAGCAAGGAAATAATTGCCCGACATGAGTTGCAATCATTG GTGGGCAATTTACTGGGAAAACATGCAGATCTTATGGAGGGATTTGATGAATTTTTGGTTCAATGTGAGAAGAACG AAGGATTCCTTGCTGGTCTCCTGAAAAAAA GACACGGACCAAAACCAGTGAAGGTAGAGGACAGGGATCGAGATCGTGATAGGGATGATGGGATGAAAGAAAGGGACCGCGAATGCCGAGAAAGGGACAAATCCAATGCAATTGCTAACAAGGATGTTTTGGTTCCTAAGACATCTCTGTACGCCGGCAAGGATAAGTATGCAGCGAAACCTATAAGTGAGCTTGATCTTTCGAACTGTGAACAATGCACTCCCAGTTACTGTCTTCTACCGAAAAAT TACCCAATACCACCAGCTAGCCAGAGAACAGAACTTGGTGCAGAGGTGTTGAATGATCATTGGGTTTCTGTTACTTCTGGCAGTGAGGACTATTCCTTTAAACACATGCGCAAAAATCAGTATGAGGAGAGCTTATTTAGATGTGAAGATGACAG GTTTGAACTTGATATGTTGTTAGAGTCTGTAAATGTGGCAACTAAGCGTGTTGAAGAGCTCTTAGAAAAGGTTAATGCTAATATAATTAAAGGAGATAGTCCAATTCGTATTGAGGAGCACTTAACAG CTCTAAATCTTAGGTGCATTGAACGATTATATGGTGATCATGGGCTTGATGTAATGGATGTGCTAAAGAAGAATGCATCTTTAGCTTTGCCAGTCATATTAACCCGCTTGAAGCAGAAACAGGATGAGTGGGCAAGGTGTCGTTCTGATTTTAATAAAGTTTGGGCTGAAATATATGCAAAGAACTATCACAAATCACTTGATCACCGTAGTTTCTACTTTAAGCAGCAGGATACAAAAAGCTTGAGCACTAAAG TCTTACTTgcagaaataaaagaaattagtgagaagaaaagaaaagaagatgaTGTTCTTCTTGCAATTGCTGCTGGAAACAGACAGCCTATTATTCCTCACTTGGAATTTGTGTATCCTGATTCGGAGATTCATGAAGATTTGTATCAACTCATAAAATATTCTTGTGGAGAAATGTGTACAACTGAACAGTTGGATAAAGCTATGAAGATTTGGACAACATTTTTAGAACCCATGCTTGGTGTTCCTTCTCGACCCCAAGGTCCAGAAGATACAGAAGATGTTGTCAAGGCTAATAAGAATAATTCTGCCAAAACTGGCACTGCAATTGATGATGGGGATAGTAGTCCTGCAACAAATCCTAAGAATTTAAACACTAATAGAAATGGGGATGAGAACTTTCCATCAGAACAATCAAATTCCTGCAAACAATGGCAAACAAGTGGGGATAATAAGGTTAAAGAAGATAATCATCTTGATTTAGAACGCTCGGCACATAAGAATGAAACCTTGGGAAGTAGTACACAGCATGGTAAAGTGCATATAAATGCATCCACGCCTGATGAAGTATCAAGAGCCAATAAGCAAGATCATTCCATTGAACGGTTGGTGAATGCTAATGTCTCATTGACCTTGGGTATGGAGCTAATTAGTAGAAGAACAAATGTGGATAATGCATCAG GACTTACTGCTACTCCATCAAGACCTGGTAATATTTCTGGTGAGGGAGGACTTGGTTTACCTTCATTAGAG GGTGCTGATTCTACAAGACCAGTTACATCCACAAATGGGGCCATCAATGAGGACACTAAAGTTCACAGATATCACGAAGAAGTTGGACACTTCAAAAGTGAAAGAGAAGAGGGTGAGTTATCACCTAATGGTGGAGACTTTGAAGAGGATAACTGTGAAGTTTATGGACATGCTGGTTTGGAGGCAGTTCATAAAGGAAAAGATGGTACCATTTGTCGACAATACCAAAATAGACATGGGGAAGAAGTTCGTGGTGAAGCTGGAGGAGAAAATGATGCTGATGACGAAGGCGAAGAAAGTCCCCATAGATCAATGGAGGACAGTGAAAATGCTTCTGAAAATGGTGATGTTTCTGGTACTGAGTCTGCCGATGGTGAGGAGTGTTCTCGAGAACATGAGGAGAATGGAGATCATGAACATGATAACAAGGCTGAGAGTGAAGGTGAAGCAGAAGGAATGACTGATGCCAATGATGTTGAAGGAGATGGTGCCTCATTGCCATATTCAGAGCGCTTTCTTGTCACTGTAAAGCCTCTGGCAAAACATGTTCCTCCAGTGTTGCATGACAAACAAAGGACTGTTCGAGTCTTTTATGGAAATGATTCCTTTTATGTGCTGTTTAGACTTCATCAG ACATTGTATGAGAGGATCCAATCTGCAAAGGTTAATTCATCATCTGCTGAAAAGAAGTGGAGGGCTTCAAATGATACAGGCTCTAGTGATCAATATGGCAG GTTTATGGATGCCCTTTACAATTTACTGGATGGTTCTTCTGATAGTACAAAATTTGAGGATGAGTGTCGAGCTATTATTGGAACTCAGTCATATGTCTTATTCACATTAGACAAGCTGATATATAAACTTGTTAAACAG CTTCAGGTTGTTGCCACCGAAGAGATGGATAACAAGCTGCTTCAACTATATGCATATGAAAATTCAAGAAAACCTGGAAGATTCGTTGATTTAGTTTATCACGAAAATGCCCGTGTTCTTCTCCATGATGAGAACATATATCGTATTGAATGT TCTCCTGCACCTACCCAATTGTCGTCTATTCAACTGATGGACTATGGATATGATAAGCCTGAAATGACTGCAGTGTCAATGGACCCTAATTTTTCAGCCTATCTGCACAATGACTTCCTATCTGTTGTCCCTGACAAAAAGGAGAAGTCGGGAATTTACCTGAAGAG GAATAAGCGCAAGTATGCCATTAGTGATGAATATTCAAGCCAGACCTTGGATGGACTACAAATTATCAATGGTCTAGAGTGTAAGATAGCTTGCAGTTCATCTAAG GTTTCATACGTTTTAGATACTGAAGATTTTTTACatcaaacaagaagaaaaaggagaacCTTGTATCAGAGCAGTTCATGCCATGGACAGGAAAAGTCCCCAATCATTTGTTCAAGCAGAGCACAACGGTCCtgcaaattattttcaatttga
- the LOC114423216 gene encoding paired amphipathic helix protein Sin3-like 4 isoform X2, protein MKRSRDDVYMSSQLKRPMVSSRGEPSGQPQMTSGGAQKLTTDDALAYLKAVKDMFQDKREKYDDFLEVMKDFKAQRIDTSGVIARVKELFKGHKDLILGFNTFLPKGYEITLPLEDEQPPQKKPVEFAEAINFVGKIKARFHDNDRVYKSFLDILNMYRREAKSIAEVYKEVAALFQDHVDLLREFTHFLPDTSGTASNHCGLARNSLLPDRSSAMPIIRQMHVEKRERNIASHGDRDLSADHPDPELDRCLIRADKDQRRHDEKEKGSRDYDHDGISRKRKSGIRAEDSGAEPLHDTDENFGMHPISYACEDKSSLKSMYSPVLGYLDKVKEKLRNPEDYQEFLKCLNIYSKEIIARHELQSLVGNLLGKHADLMEGFDEFLVQCEKNGFLAGLLKKRHGPKPVKVEDRDRDRDRDDGMKERDRECRERDKSNAIANKDVLVPKTSLYAGKDKYAAKPISELDLSNCEQCTPSYCLLPKNYPIPPASQRTELGAEVLNDHWVSVTSGSEDYSFKHMRKNQYEESLFRCEDDRFELDMLLESVNVATKRVEELLEKVNANIIKGDSPIRIEEHLTALNLRCIERLYGDHGLDVMDVLKKNASLALPVILTRLKQKQDEWARCRSDFNKVWAEIYAKNYHKSLDHRSFYFKQQDTKSLSTKVLLAEIKEISEKKRKEDDVLLAIAAGNRQPIIPHLEFVYPDSEIHEDLYQLIKYSCGEMCTTEQLDKAMKIWTTFLEPMLGVPSRPQGPEDTEDVVKANKNNSAKTGTAIDDGDSSPATNPKNLNTNRNGDENFPSEQSNSCKQWQTSGDNKVKEDNHLDLERSAHKNETLGSSTQHGKVHINASTPDEVSRANKQDHSIERLVNANVSLTLGMELISRRTNVDNASGLTATPSRPGNISGEGGLGLPSLEGADSTRPVTSTNGAINEDTKVHRYHEEVGHFKSEREEGELSPNGGDFEEDNCEVYGHAGLEAVHKGKDGTICRQYQNRHGEEVRGEAGGENDADDEGEESPHRSMEDSENASENGDVSGTESADGEECSREHEENGDHEHDNKAESEGEAEGMTDANDVEGDGASLPYSERFLVTVKPLAKHVPPVLHDKQRTVRVFYGNDSFYVLFRLHQTLYERIQSAKVNSSSAEKKWRASNDTGSSDQYGRFMDALYNLLDGSSDSTKFEDECRAIIGTQSYVLFTLDKLIYKLVKQLQVVATEEMDNKLLQLYAYENSRKPGRFVDLVYHENARVLLHDENIYRIECSPAPTQLSSIQLMDYGYDKPEMTAVSMDPNFSAYLHNDFLSVVPDKKEKSGIYLKRNKRKYAISDEYSSQTLDGLQIINGLECKIACSSSKVSYVLDTEDFLHQTRRKRRTLYQSSSCHGQEKSPIICSSRAQRSCKLFSI, encoded by the exons ATGAAGAGGTCAAGGGATGATGTTTACATGAGTTCACAACTGAAACGGCCTATGGTGTCTTCTAGAGGAGAACC CTCGGGGCAACCACAGATGACGAGTGGCGGTGCTCAGAAACTAACCACAGATGATGCCTTGGCATATCTCAAGGCAGTAAAGGACATGTTTCAAGATAAGAGGGAAAAGTATGATGACTTTCTGGAAGTCATGAAGGATTTCAAGGCTCAAAG AATTGATACATCAGGTGTCATTGCAAGAGTGAAGGAACTGTTTAAAGGGCACAAAGATCTAATTTTGGGATTTAACACCTTCTTGCCAAAGGGATATGAAATTACACTTCCATTGGAGGATGAACAACCTCCCCAAAAGAAGCCCGTTGAATTTGCAGAAGCCATAAATTTTGTGGGCAAGATTAAG GCTCGTTTTCATGACAATGACCGTGTTTATAAGTCATTTCTAGACATATTAAATATGTACAGAAGGGAAGCCAAGTCTATTGCTGAGGTTTACAAGGAG GTTGCTGCACTTTTCCAGGACCATGTGGATCTTCTTAGGGAGTTTACTCATTTTCTTCCTGATACTTCAGGAACAGCCTCTAATCACTGTGGTTTGGCTCGAAATTCTCTCCTTCCCGATAGGAGCTCTGCTATGCCAATAATTAGGCAAATGCATGTTGAAAAG AGAGAAAGGAACATAGCTTCACATGGTGATCGTGACCTCAGTGCTGACCATCCTGATCCAGAACTTGACAGATGTTTGATTAGGGCCGATAAGGATCAGAGGAGGCATGATGAGAAGGAAAAGGGCAGTAGAGATTATGATCATGATGGTATATCTCGCAAGCGGAAATCTGGTATTAGGGCTGAAGACTCTGGTGCTGAACCATTGCATGATACTGATGAAAATTTTGGCATGCACCCTATCTCATATGCTTGTGAGGATAAAAGTTCTTTGAAAA GTATGTATAGTCCAGTGCTTGGTTACCTTGACAAAGTGAAGGAGAAATTAAGAAATCCTGAGGATTACCAGGAATTTTTGAAGTGCCTAAATATCTACAGCAAGGAAATAATTGCCCGACATGAGTTGCAATCATTG GTGGGCAATTTACTGGGAAAACATGCAGATCTTATGGAGGGATTTGATGAATTTTTGGTTCAATGTGAGAAGAACG GATTCCTTGCTGGTCTCCTGAAAAAAA GACACGGACCAAAACCAGTGAAGGTAGAGGACAGGGATCGAGATCGTGATAGGGATGATGGGATGAAAGAAAGGGACCGCGAATGCCGAGAAAGGGACAAATCCAATGCAATTGCTAACAAGGATGTTTTGGTTCCTAAGACATCTCTGTACGCCGGCAAGGATAAGTATGCAGCGAAACCTATAAGTGAGCTTGATCTTTCGAACTGTGAACAATGCACTCCCAGTTACTGTCTTCTACCGAAAAAT TACCCAATACCACCAGCTAGCCAGAGAACAGAACTTGGTGCAGAGGTGTTGAATGATCATTGGGTTTCTGTTACTTCTGGCAGTGAGGACTATTCCTTTAAACACATGCGCAAAAATCAGTATGAGGAGAGCTTATTTAGATGTGAAGATGACAG GTTTGAACTTGATATGTTGTTAGAGTCTGTAAATGTGGCAACTAAGCGTGTTGAAGAGCTCTTAGAAAAGGTTAATGCTAATATAATTAAAGGAGATAGTCCAATTCGTATTGAGGAGCACTTAACAG CTCTAAATCTTAGGTGCATTGAACGATTATATGGTGATCATGGGCTTGATGTAATGGATGTGCTAAAGAAGAATGCATCTTTAGCTTTGCCAGTCATATTAACCCGCTTGAAGCAGAAACAGGATGAGTGGGCAAGGTGTCGTTCTGATTTTAATAAAGTTTGGGCTGAAATATATGCAAAGAACTATCACAAATCACTTGATCACCGTAGTTTCTACTTTAAGCAGCAGGATACAAAAAGCTTGAGCACTAAAG TCTTACTTgcagaaataaaagaaattagtgagaagaaaagaaaagaagatgaTGTTCTTCTTGCAATTGCTGCTGGAAACAGACAGCCTATTATTCCTCACTTGGAATTTGTGTATCCTGATTCGGAGATTCATGAAGATTTGTATCAACTCATAAAATATTCTTGTGGAGAAATGTGTACAACTGAACAGTTGGATAAAGCTATGAAGATTTGGACAACATTTTTAGAACCCATGCTTGGTGTTCCTTCTCGACCCCAAGGTCCAGAAGATACAGAAGATGTTGTCAAGGCTAATAAGAATAATTCTGCCAAAACTGGCACTGCAATTGATGATGGGGATAGTAGTCCTGCAACAAATCCTAAGAATTTAAACACTAATAGAAATGGGGATGAGAACTTTCCATCAGAACAATCAAATTCCTGCAAACAATGGCAAACAAGTGGGGATAATAAGGTTAAAGAAGATAATCATCTTGATTTAGAACGCTCGGCACATAAGAATGAAACCTTGGGAAGTAGTACACAGCATGGTAAAGTGCATATAAATGCATCCACGCCTGATGAAGTATCAAGAGCCAATAAGCAAGATCATTCCATTGAACGGTTGGTGAATGCTAATGTCTCATTGACCTTGGGTATGGAGCTAATTAGTAGAAGAACAAATGTGGATAATGCATCAG GACTTACTGCTACTCCATCAAGACCTGGTAATATTTCTGGTGAGGGAGGACTTGGTTTACCTTCATTAGAG GGTGCTGATTCTACAAGACCAGTTACATCCACAAATGGGGCCATCAATGAGGACACTAAAGTTCACAGATATCACGAAGAAGTTGGACACTTCAAAAGTGAAAGAGAAGAGGGTGAGTTATCACCTAATGGTGGAGACTTTGAAGAGGATAACTGTGAAGTTTATGGACATGCTGGTTTGGAGGCAGTTCATAAAGGAAAAGATGGTACCATTTGTCGACAATACCAAAATAGACATGGGGAAGAAGTTCGTGGTGAAGCTGGAGGAGAAAATGATGCTGATGACGAAGGCGAAGAAAGTCCCCATAGATCAATGGAGGACAGTGAAAATGCTTCTGAAAATGGTGATGTTTCTGGTACTGAGTCTGCCGATGGTGAGGAGTGTTCTCGAGAACATGAGGAGAATGGAGATCATGAACATGATAACAAGGCTGAGAGTGAAGGTGAAGCAGAAGGAATGACTGATGCCAATGATGTTGAAGGAGATGGTGCCTCATTGCCATATTCAGAGCGCTTTCTTGTCACTGTAAAGCCTCTGGCAAAACATGTTCCTCCAGTGTTGCATGACAAACAAAGGACTGTTCGAGTCTTTTATGGAAATGATTCCTTTTATGTGCTGTTTAGACTTCATCAG ACATTGTATGAGAGGATCCAATCTGCAAAGGTTAATTCATCATCTGCTGAAAAGAAGTGGAGGGCTTCAAATGATACAGGCTCTAGTGATCAATATGGCAG GTTTATGGATGCCCTTTACAATTTACTGGATGGTTCTTCTGATAGTACAAAATTTGAGGATGAGTGTCGAGCTATTATTGGAACTCAGTCATATGTCTTATTCACATTAGACAAGCTGATATATAAACTTGTTAAACAG CTTCAGGTTGTTGCCACCGAAGAGATGGATAACAAGCTGCTTCAACTATATGCATATGAAAATTCAAGAAAACCTGGAAGATTCGTTGATTTAGTTTATCACGAAAATGCCCGTGTTCTTCTCCATGATGAGAACATATATCGTATTGAATGT TCTCCTGCACCTACCCAATTGTCGTCTATTCAACTGATGGACTATGGATATGATAAGCCTGAAATGACTGCAGTGTCAATGGACCCTAATTTTTCAGCCTATCTGCACAATGACTTCCTATCTGTTGTCCCTGACAAAAAGGAGAAGTCGGGAATTTACCTGAAGAG GAATAAGCGCAAGTATGCCATTAGTGATGAATATTCAAGCCAGACCTTGGATGGACTACAAATTATCAATGGTCTAGAGTGTAAGATAGCTTGCAGTTCATCTAAG GTTTCATACGTTTTAGATACTGAAGATTTTTTACatcaaacaagaagaaaaaggagaacCTTGTATCAGAGCAGTTCATGCCATGGACAGGAAAAGTCCCCAATCATTTGTTCAAGCAGAGCACAACGGTCCtgcaaattattttcaatttga